A genome region from Triticum aestivum cultivar Chinese Spring chromosome 2B, IWGSC CS RefSeq v2.1, whole genome shotgun sequence includes the following:
- the LOC123044254 gene encoding protein PYRICULARIA ORYZAE RESISTANCE 21, whose product MADKISTVVFKVDLECARCYRKMRKVLCKIQDKMNIKTISFDEKNNAVTVSGPFDPDKLCRKLCCEAGRVIKEMHVNGKEQKADKDGGGGEKQKAPKDGGKAEKDGGKAEKPKDGGGKAEKPKDGGGKADKEKPKDAAAAKPEKKVKFDDAPPATDAKPGKAMPPLPPGMSMADLGPLLEKMKQAKQQGGGGPQPPRGEPLGPPMMAPPVAAQGVAVPSIWPAPAGPMSYSYDPTPYGQPAQPSYYGGGCGGGCGGGCQCCRPPVPAGGYYGVPVHDHQGWYHGNRQPYYQQQQQPYCGEDPNAGCSVM is encoded by the exons ATGGCGGACAAG ATCTCCACGGTTGTCTTCAAAGTTGACCTTGAATGCGCGCGATGCTACAGGAAGATGAGGAAGGTCCTCTGCAAGATCCAAG ACAAGATGAACATCAAGACCATCTCCTTCGACGAGAAGAACAACGCCGTGACGGTGTCCGGGCCGTTCGACCCCGACAAGCTGTGCAGGAAGCTCTGCTGCGAGGCCGGCCGGGTGATCAAGGAGATGCATGTCAATGGCAAGGAACAGAAGGCGGAcaaggacggcggcggtggcgagaaGCAGAAGGCACCCAAGGACGGCGGCAAGGCCGAGAAGGACGGCGGGAAGGCGGAGAAGCCCAAGGACGGCGGCGGGAAGGCGGAGAAGCCCAAGGATGGCGGCGGGAAGGCGGACAAGGAGAAGCCCAAGGACGCCGCGGCCGCCaagccggagaagaaggtcaagttCGACGACGCGCCGCCGGCCACGGACGCCAAGCCCGGCAAGGccatgccgccgctgccgcccggcaTGAGCATGGCCGACCTCGGCCCGCTCCTGGAGAAGATGAAGCAGGCCAAGCAGCAGGGCGGAGGCGGGCCCCAGCCGCCGCGCGGCGAGCCGCTGGGCCCGCCGATGATGGCGCCGCCCGTGGCCGCGCAGGGGGTGGCCGTGCCGTCCATCTGGCCGGCGCCGGCCGGGCCCATGTCCTACAGCTACGACCCGACGCCGTACGGCCAGCCGGCCCAGCCGTCGTACTACGGTGGAGGctgcggcggcgggtgcggcgggGGTTGCCAGTGCTGCAGGCCGCCCGTGCCGGCCGGCGGGTACTACGGCGTGCCGGTGCACGACCACCAGGGGTGGTACCACGGCAACCGGCAGCCGTactaccagcagcagcagcagccgtacTGCGGCGAGGACCCCAACGCCGGGTGCAGCGTCATGTGA